Sequence from the Sphingobium indicum B90A genome:
AAGCCTGGATCGCGGCCCGGCTGGCCGAAGGGCCGGCGCCTGAAACCCCGGCGCCCCAGGGCAGCCCGACCATCCAAGGAGCATCCGCATGAGCATCGAAGCCCGCCTGACCGAACTGGGCATCGCCCTTCCCGCCGCCGCCGCGCCGGTCGCCGCCTATGTCGCGGCGGTGGAGGCGAACGGCCTGCTGCATATCTCCGGCCAGATCTCGCTGTCCGACGGCCAGTTGATGACCGGCCGCCTGGGCGAGGACCGCGACCTGGACTATGGCGTCAAGGCGGCGCGCGCCTGCGGCCTGAACCTGATCGCCCAGATGAAGGCGGCGCTGGGCAGCCTGGACCGGGTCGAGCGGATCGTGAAGCTGGGCGCCTTCATCAGCAGCACGCCCGAATTCACCGACCAGCCCAAGGTCGCCAATGGCGCGTCCGAACTGATGGTCGATGTCTTTGGCGAGGCGGGCAAGCATGCCCGCAGCGCCGTGGGGGTTCCGGTGCTGCCGCTGGGCGCGGCGGTAGAGATCGACGCGATCGTCCTTGTCCGCCCGGCCTGACGCCCTCCCCTTCCTGACCGAACGCCCCTTCGCCCATCGCGGGCTGCACGGGGGCCGGATCAGCGAAAACGGCATGGCGGCCTTCGCGGCCGCCGTCGCCGCCGGTTTCGGCATCGAATGCGACGTGCGCCTGAGCCGCGACGGCGTCGCCATCGTCTTCCACGACGCCGCGCTGCGCCGCATGACGGGCGAAAATGGGTCCGTGCAGGACCATGATGCCGGGGCGATAGACCGGCTGATGCTGCCCGACGGCGGCGGCGTTCCCCGTCTTCGCGCCCTGCTGGACCTGTGCGGGACGGATATCCCGCTGCTTGTCGAGATCAAGGTGGACGGGCGGCATGTCCAGCCGATCTGCATGGCGGTCGCCGAGGATCTGGCGCGGCGGCCCAAGACGCCGGCAGCCGTCATGTCGTTCAATCCCGCGGCGATGCGCTGGTTCAGGCGCCGCCGGCCCAATGTGGCGCGCGGGCTGGTGATCAGCGAACAGGGGAAGCGGGGCTGGCGCGGCAGGATCGGGCGCGCTCTTGCACTTTGGGCGGCGAAACCCGATTTTATCGCCTGTGACATTCGCGACCTGCCTTCTTCCCTGTCCGCCCGCGCCCGCCGGAGGGGCCTGCCCGTGCTGACATGGACGGTGCGCGGCGAGGAGGAGCGCGCCCGCGCCGCGCTGCACGCCGACCAGATCATCTTCGAGCGGTCGCATGACTGAGTGCGTGGCGCGCCTGGCCCAAGGCGTGGCCGAACTGCCGCGGGACCAGTGGGACGCCTGCGCGGGGGACGCCAATCCTTTCATGAGCTGGGATTTCCTGACCGCGCTGGAACGGTCCGGCAGCGTCGGCGGCCATAGCGGCTGGCAACCCCTGCCGCTGGTGATCGACGGGCCGGACGGGCGGATCGCCGCTGCCGCGCCGCTTTACGGCAAGACCCACAGCCAGGGCGAATATGTGTTCGACCATGGCTGGGCCGACGCCTGGGAACGGGCGGGCGGGCAATATTATCCGAAGATCCAGATCGCCTCCCCCTTTTCGCCGGTGCCGGGGCCGCGCTTGCTGCTGCGCGACGAAGCCCTGGCCCCGGCGCTGATCGCGGGGATGGAGGCGGTGGTGGAGCAGAACGGGCTGTCATCCGCCCATGCGACCTTCGTCGCGCCGGAGCAGGTGCCGCTGTTCGAGGCGGCGGGCTGGCTGATCCGGGAGGACAGCCAGTTCCACTGGACCAATCGCGGCTATCGCGATTTCAGCGATTTCCTGGCCGACCTGTCGAGCGCAAAGCGCAAGAATATCCGCAAGGAACGCGAACGGGCGGTCGAGGGGCTGGAGATCGTCCACCTGACCGGCGCGGCGCTGACCGAGGCGCATTGGGATATTTTCTGGACCTTCTACCAGGATACCGGGGCGCGCAAATGGGGCCGGCCCTATCTGACCCGCGCCTTCTTCTCCCTGCTGGGGGAGAGCATGGCCGACCGGGTGCTGCTGGTGCTGGCGCTGCGGCAGGGGCAGCCGATCGCGGGCGCGCTCAACCTGATCGGCGCGGATACGCTGTACGGCCGCTATTGGGGCTGCACCGAGGACGTGCCCAACCTGCATTTCGAGCTATGCTATTATCAGGCGATTGACATCGCCATCGCCCGCGGGCTGAAACGAGTGGAGGCCGGCGCGCAGGGCGGCCACAAGCTGGCGCGCGGCTATGCGCCGGAGCCGACCTTCTCGGCCCATTTCATCCCCAATGACAGCTTCCGCCGCGCCGTGGCCGATTTCCTGGCGGCAGAGCGACAGGGCGTGCAGCGCGACCGGATCTGGCTGACCGAAAGGACGCCCTTTCGAAAGGGCGAGGCGCGGCCGGACTAAGGTTGCGCCCCTCCAGACGGGTTTCGATCGCGTGGAAATCGCTCTGTTCAGGCGGCGCGCAATTGCGTCGCGGCCATCAGCGCGCGCGCCTGCCGCTGCGCCTCGGCGATTTCGCGCGCCGACATTTCCCCGGCCACTTCCGCGCGCATCGTCTGCCCTTCCTCGCTGCCCTTGAGCGCGGCGAGATTGAACCATTTATGCGCCTCGATCAGGTCGACGGGCAGACCGCCCGTGCCGCAGCTATAGGCGACGCCCAGATCGAAACAGGCCTCTGCGGTTCCGCCCGCCGCTCCCGCGAACCGGCTTTCCATCAGAAACTGCGCGCTCTTCAGTCCATTGGCCATAACCGAATCCCCCTCATGGATTTCGACTTGATGGTTTTCGACGATCGGCAGGCTGCACCGGCACCGGATAAAAAATGGTTAACGCGGCGGATACCATGTGTACGCGGGGCGGTCCGACCGCGGATCGAATGCGCCGGTTCCTCGTCTCGCCGCGTTTCCGGTCCGACAGACGATTCCTTCATCCGCAAAACGCCCTAAGGGGGTGGCGCGGCCGTTGGATTATCCGCATAGCGACCGGCATGACCGAACATCCCGACACCGCCGCAGCACAGCCGAAAAGGGACATGGCATTCCGCGAATTCGTGATGCTGTGCGCCTGCCTGATGGCGATGAACGCGCTGTCGATCGATCCCATGCTGCCTGCCTTGCCCGACATCGGCCGGGATCTTTCGGTGCCGCATCCCAATGACCGGCAATTGATCATCAGCGTCTACTTCCTGGGACTGGGCGTCGGATCGCTGCTGTTCGGCGTGCTTTCGGACCGCTATGGGCGGAAACGGGTGCTGGGCGGCGCGATGGCGCTGTTCATCCTTTCCTCCATCGCCTGCGCGGGCGCGCACAGCTTTGCCATGATGCTGGCCGCCCGGGCCTGCGCCGGCTTCTTCGCGGGCGCCAGCCGGGTGATCACCGTCGGCATCGTCCGCGATCGGTTCCGGGGCGACGCGATGGCCCGGGTGATGTCGCTGATCTTCGCCGTGTTCATGCTGATCCCGGTCATGGCGCCGACTTTCGGCCAGGCGATCCTGTGGATCGCGCCCTGGCGATGGATATTCTGGGCGCTGGCGATCCTGGCGACGCTGATCCTGCTGTGGATGGGGATGAGGCTGCCGGAAACGCTGCTGCCCGAAAATCGCCTGCGGATGAGCGCGGGGACGATCTTCCGCACGGTCGGCACCATCGTCCGCACGCGCACGTCCATCGGCTATATGCTGGCGAGCGGCGTCGTGATGAGCGGCCTGATCGGCTTCATCCTGTCGGTGCAGCAGATCTTCTTCGACATATTCGGGGCGCAGGGGATTTTTCCCTTCGCCTTCGCGGCCATCGCCGGCAGCATGGGTGTCGGAAGCCTGCTCAACAGCCGGCTCGTCTCCCGCTTCGGCGCCCGGCGGCTGAGCCAGACGGCGCTGCTGTGCCTGGTATCGATCAATGTCGTGCATCTGGCGGTGATCCTGGCGGGGCATGAAACCATCGTCAGCTTCATGATCCTGCAGGCGGCGACGATGATGACCA
This genomic interval carries:
- a CDS encoding GNAT family N-acetyltransferase, with protein sequence MTECVARLAQGVAELPRDQWDACAGDANPFMSWDFLTALERSGSVGGHSGWQPLPLVIDGPDGRIAAAAPLYGKTHSQGEYVFDHGWADAWERAGGQYYPKIQIASPFSPVPGPRLLLRDEALAPALIAGMEAVVEQNGLSSAHATFVAPEQVPLFEAAGWLIREDSQFHWTNRGYRDFSDFLADLSSAKRKNIRKERERAVEGLEIVHLTGAALTEAHWDIFWTFYQDTGARKWGRPYLTRAFFSLLGESMADRVLLVLALRQGQPIAGALNLIGADTLYGRYWGCTEDVPNLHFELCYYQAIDIAIARGLKRVEAGAQGGHKLARGYAPEPTFSAHFIPNDSFRRAVADFLAAERQGVQRDRIWLTERTPFRKGEARPD
- a CDS encoding SEL1-like repeat protein produces the protein MANGLKSAQFLMESRFAGAAGGTAEACFDLGVAYSCGTGGLPVDLIEAHKWFNLAALKGSEEGQTMRAEVAGEMSAREIAEAQRQARALMAATQLRAA
- a CDS encoding multidrug effflux MFS transporter: MTEHPDTAAAQPKRDMAFREFVMLCACLMAMNALSIDPMLPALPDIGRDLSVPHPNDRQLIISVYFLGLGVGSLLFGVLSDRYGRKRVLGGAMALFILSSIACAGAHSFAMMLAARACAGFFAGASRVITVGIVRDRFRGDAMARVMSLIFAVFMLIPVMAPTFGQAILWIAPWRWIFWALAILATLILLWMGMRLPETLLPENRLRMSAGTIFRTVGTIVRTRTSIGYMLASGVVMSGLIGFILSVQQIFFDIFGAQGIFPFAFAAIAGSMGVGSLLNSRLVSRFGARRLSQTALLCLVSINVVHLAVILAGHETIVSFMILQAATMMTIAFTASNFSAISMEPFAKGAGVASSFQAFLTTAVSSALGSLVGQAFNGTTLPLTLGLAVFGSISFLIVAWAERGNLFTRPHHGALRDPEFEPLH
- a CDS encoding glycerophosphodiester phosphodiesterase family protein, producing the protein MSARPDALPFLTERPFAHRGLHGGRISENGMAAFAAAVAAGFGIECDVRLSRDGVAIVFHDAALRRMTGENGSVQDHDAGAIDRLMLPDGGGVPRLRALLDLCGTDIPLLVEIKVDGRHVQPICMAVAEDLARRPKTPAAVMSFNPAAMRWFRRRRPNVARGLVISEQGKRGWRGRIGRALALWAAKPDFIACDIRDLPSSLSARARRRGLPVLTWTVRGEEERARAALHADQIIFERSHD
- a CDS encoding RidA family protein — its product is MSIEARLTELGIALPAAAAPVAAYVAAVEANGLLHISGQISLSDGQLMTGRLGEDRDLDYGVKAARACGLNLIAQMKAALGSLDRVERIVKLGAFISSTPEFTDQPKVANGASELMVDVFGEAGKHARSAVGVPVLPLGAAVEIDAIVLVRPA